The DNA sequence TTCAGTTCGCGCATCCCCTCGATGGCGGCAACCCGTTGGACGTTGCGGTAGGTGAGGCCGTGGCCGGCGTCCAGTGCAATGCCGGCGGAGCAGACCTTTTGACCGGCATGTTGCAGGGTCAGCAAGGCGGCTGCCGTTTGCTCGGCATGATGACGAAGCGTCGCATGCGCGTAGGGGCCGGTGTGCAGTTCAATGGCGTCGGCTCCCAGTTCGATCCCGGCGTCGAGTTGCTTCGGATCGGGATCGAGAAACAGGCTCACGAAAATGCCGGCGTCTTTCAGGCGGCGAGTGGCATCGCGCACCTTGCCGCGCGAACCGACCACATCGAGGCCACCTTCCGTTGTCACTTCCTCCCGGCGTTCGGGAACCAACGTCGCTTGATGAGGCAACGCATCGCAGGCAATCTTCAAAACGTCGTCTGCACAGGCCAGCTCCAAATTGATGGGGACGGCGACTGATTCCTTAAGTACCCGCAGATCGCGTTCCTTAATGTGCCGTCGGTCCTCGCGCAGATGGATCGTAATCCCATCGGCCCCGCCCAGCTCGGCCAGAGTCGCCGCCCACACAGGATCGGGTTCATTGGTCTTTCGTGCTTCACGAACAGTCGCTACGTGGTCGATGTTGACGCCGAGAATTGTCAAG is a window from the Pirellulales bacterium genome containing:
- a CDS encoding pyridoxine 5'-phosphate synthase, with translation MTILGVNIDHVATVREARKTNEPDPVWAATLAELGGADGITIHLREDRRHIKERDLRVLKESVAVPINLELACADDVLKIACDALPHQATLVPERREEVTTEGGLDVVGSRGKVRDATRRLKDAGIFVSLFLDPDPKQLDAGIELGADAIELHTGPYAHATLRHHAEQTAAALLTLQHAGQKVCSAGIALDAGHGLTYRNVQRVAAIEGMRELNIGHSIIARAIMVGLEQAVRDMKRLIS